In the Hydractinia symbiolongicarpus strain clone_291-10 chromosome 13, HSymV2.1, whole genome shotgun sequence genome, TGGCCGCATATTCGACGATAGTTGACGCTACCCTGAGAAATAAAGAGACCACGGTGCCAATAATCCCGGGTAGCGCAGCGCGTGCCTTGGCTGCCAAgtactttaaaaatttcccCAATCGTTCCAGCTGCTTCTCTACAAACCCTTTTCCATCACCTcctgctatatatatatattggatAGCAAGCAAGGGATTCAATTTCAAGAtctcttctttcattaagcttttCGATGGATCCTGAATGATGTCTTCCGTTTCATTTATAAGGCTTTCAGTATTATCCATATGTTTTGCATACTTGTCAGGCCCGTCGGACTTAACCAGCGATTACAATTGAATATACTCATGCTCCATATCATCTATGACCTTCTGGGCCCTTGCTTTACCCCCTTTGTTTGGTGTTTGATATTTGTCAAAACCTAAGGCCTTCAGACGCGTAGGTCCTAATTCCGCCTCTATGGTGTTAAGGGATTATAATCTACCATTCATAGTCGTGAGCACTATCTCTCTATAGTTCTTCTTTCCCATAGTTATCTCCCTAAAAATAAGCTCTTTGCCCTCACCAACCCTAAAATAATTATACTCTTTACCGGTTGACGTCAAATCCAAATGATCGCTAAGGTAATCGTAGAGGTCGTCGACAACGTCCTCCAAATTCTGTTCCTCCAACCCCACATCCAATCGCCTACGCGCACCTCCCACCCACCCTTATCCTCCTCCCCAATATCATCTTCATGCGTAAACACTGGATTCATCGGCAtcctttattttaaaaatcccCTATATAATACACATGAGTACGTTCAGAACGACCCTGGGTCCATACGCAGAAACGAAGCAGCTTTTCGGTATCAAGGGCAGGAAGCAAAGGGTTCAGATAAGCCATATACCCTCAACCATCAACCAGAATGAGGACCTCTATGTTGATATCCCCAACATGCGCCATAATGATGTCATTTTTCCGGGCAGCCTAAAGCTCTTATTCGACAACGTTAACAGGGACCAATACAAAACGTACCATTGTCAGCAACATTGGCAAAATAGAATATTAGCGACTACAACATCCTAGCAGTGTACCGGAACTTGTGGTTACCCGAGTTCGATCGTGATAACAACCTCATTCTGGACGGCATCAACCCCAATGACGGGACCATCAGGGCCCTGCAAGTCAAGGCTAGCGACAACGTTGGTACGGATGAGGATAAGGCGATTTTTGCCGCGTATGGCAACACCTTTTGCATACCCTTTTGAGCTGACAAGGGATTCACCCTTGTATCCGACGTGTTTATATGACAGGCTGCAGTTTGCCATACATTTTGCAGCTCATGCCGACGTGATTAAAGATGGAGATACGGCAGCCTCGGGCAGCACGGAAGCCAAAGCGGCCGACGCTGCCTATAAGATCACCAACTTCAAGCTCGAGTTTGAAAaggtctcgcgagcgctatgatgtcaaggCATAGCCGCCTTGCACTACCCTATGAACGGATCCTAAGAAGCCAGGTGGTGACCATGAAAAAAGCAGATACCAGCTACAACATCCAAATCGACACTCCTGCAAAAAGCTTGAAAGGTGTGTTGCTACTGTTCATAGACCCAGGGAAGGTGAAGGCTTATTCCGGTGTAAATGAGGTGTTATATAACCCCAAGATTGAGAAGATTAGTGTCACGGTAGAAAGGAAACCCAATGAACTGTATAGTCATGCCATGCTTCCCAAAGACCATTTGGAGCAGATCGTCAACATTTTTGGTGCCCACGATAGCAATGTCACCATTGGCCAATTTTTCAACGAGAGATATGCGCTGTTCGTCAACTTCAAAGCAAGCCTGGACGAATCGTTGCATGAAAGTGGGAGGCCCCTGCAAAGGCTTAGTGATGGGATAACACTCCATATGACTAAAAAGGCTGATGGAATCGGGGATTTCATGTGCTACGTGTACCTCCTGCAGGACGCCCAGCTAAATATCCTAGATGGTAGGTTTTACAATGTTGAGAAATAAAATGGCTACTCTTATGATCATGGCTGGGCGCGCTAATCAACGCCCTAGCATTCTCCGGAACAAATTATCTATTTAGCAAGCTCTCGGGACGGTGAAACGGAGCAGAAAAGACATGACGAGGCTATGGAAAAGCTTAATGAAGCCCAGGCGGAGTGGATACGAAAAAGACAAGCCAGGCTCGATTGGTTCAATGAACAAAGGGAGATGCAGCTCAAGGCAGGCAAAAGTCTCAAAGAGCTGGACGACGACATGTACCAGTATTATATAGCTTCGGACAAAAGGGTCCCACAATTGAAGGATTTTTACACCCCTTCAAAGCAACAACAAGATGGGGGAACTCACATTCATCCTTGGCTCATTGTACCTGCTAGGCTTTGTTGCCTACAAGTATCTGTAAGAATGTGTTTTAAACAATTATAATAATGACAGTCAAAAGCATTACATATTGTTGAAAAAAGGTAGGCCAAATTTACTATATGCCAGAACATCTGTGGATCGGGTGCAAAGTTATCAAGTTGCTTGCGAAGGAGAGTGGTCTCTCAAAAAAGCTGGTAACCCACTGGCTATTCAGGCAGCTGCTGTGGATATGACACATCAAATGTCCGAAGCATATAGACTACCCCCATTTTATCATTACAACACCGAATGAGATGCACCAGTTTTGATTTACTGTACATGCCCACGACAAGCTGTATGGTAGCACCTATAAACACATTCTCACGGGCATCGAAGTTGCCTCCCGTCACAAAGAGCCAGACCCCTGCGCACCAAGAAGGCCAGCGAAGTCGCGGGTATGATCCAAGATATATACAAAGCAGGACCTTTACACTACCCAAAAACCTTCTAGTGTGACAAGGTGTGGAGATTAAACGGGCCACCACAAAATATCACCGTACGTTTACAGCCTCTGTAGAGTCGTGCAACAAGGTACTTGCCGAAAGACTATTCAAGACCCAAGATGCGCAAGAGCTGGCTTCTGATGAGACTAGCAGCACTTGGGTTAAACACCTATACACTATCGTTAAAAGCCTTAATAATAGCAAAACTACTATGATCAACATGAAACCCAACAAGGCGATCAAGCTGGATGAGATACCGCTCGCGAAAAGCGAATAATATCCCGAAGAGAAACCCCTACATGAGGATGGTCTCTATCTCTATCTGCTACAACCAGGAGAGGAGCACGGTGACTCGAAAAGACGTGCAACCGACGCTTTCTGGAGTAGTAAAATGTATAGGTTGGATCGTATAGTAGCAGGTAATCGCGCTTTATACTACCTAAAGGGCGGTCTTGATCGCAGCTTCGTTTTGGAGAAGCTTATGCTTATTCCCGAGGACGTTGAATTACCTCCGGAAGGTGTTAAAGAGTGGTGATAGGGATCAAGCTTTACCAAGGGGATCTATGGGAGATGCCTCACTTTTGCATATAATTTTCACTACCCGCAAGAGTAGTAAAATTAACGTCGATAAGTGAGGGGTTTATAGCCCCTCCCCCACAATGGTATCGCGTGGCCTAATATAgcgataaattttgttaatgatGTGAAAAATGGAGAATTCGGTGGTATCAAGGTTTTATCGTATAGAGGCTTGTTAGATATGTTTTTGTCTCTTTACCTCGTAGCCTATATCTCTATCGGCATGCccaaatttatcacatttgataACTAACCTATACGTTGGGAAGTATAGGTCAATCCTATATCGATCAACAATGAATTGATGTTCCATATCTTCACACTTAAACACTTGGAAAATGCAACGTAGCGTATCCTGTTTCTTGGAGGGACATATGCTGCATTCAACAGTTATCCCAAGCTGTTTTGCTATTTCCACAGCTTCTGGCTTACCACATCGTGCTAAAAAGCATCGAAAACCTTGTTCTGTCAGCAAAACCGTGGTTGGTTGAAGGTGGACAGGGCTGTACACCTCTTGGAGACCAGCGTCACCTAATCGCATTTTATACTTCCTAGCAACATATTGCTGAATGGCTTTTACCCCGGCCCTTCCTTTATATCCTACAACTCTCCAAACATCGGAGGCTACAATACAATGGCCTTTATCCTCAACATAAAATGATCGGACTTGTTTTCCTTGGAAATAATCAACCGTTGCAAgggaaattttttaatattttaacgtAGGCCAGAGGTTTTCACCGTGGTCACTCGAGGAGGGGCTTGAAACCCCTGCCTTTTATGTGATAATTTTAATACCCTTGTGAGTATTAAAATTAGTGCCCGTTTAAGTCATTCCGCAAGCTCCAAGAGACGTTCATGCGTGTAGTGTTCACCGAGCCTAAAATGTCTGACCCTCTCCGGGTTTACCTCGATGCATCCACGTTCTCGAAGCCAATTGTAATGGACGATAGGATTTGGAGTCTCTGCTAGTACGACAATCTCACCCTTGGGGTAGTCAACAAGCTTATTCCGAATCTTTTGCGTTACGTACCCCTGTTGACCACAAATGGCAAGGTATTGGAAGGGATCATCGTTGTTCTTCGGGATAATCACCATACTATTATCTTTTCCGGGATCCTCCAGGTGGGGCGCGGCACGTTGCTGTAGCTCATCAATTTCATCCCCCAACGTCATGAGCTGACTATCCctatcctcaatttcatcattgAGAAAGGCCAGAGCATTATCCTTATCCTCCAGGGCTTGACGCTGCTCCTTGAGTTCATCCTGTAATTTCTCAACACCTTTTTGAGCTAACCATTTGATTAGTTTCACTGCCTTAAGTTTTCGTGAACGGTGCGTAACTTCCAACGCGCCCTCAAGTGTGACAAATACATCATGCCTGTTCTTCCCTTCCCTAGCATACCCGACCGAGTGTACCCGCCGGGTACAGTTTCCTGTATAGCCTCTATTTCTTCCCTTGATATCGTCATATGACGATCAAGACCGTACTTCCTGGCATTTGGAATACACAAGAATCTCCCGAGATCAGCACGTTTGAACAGAGGCTGATTTTGTTTATCAAGCAAGGTCTCAATCGATCCTACCGGTATTGCGTTGAATAAGGCGAGTTGTGAAGACATTTTCTATATACCAATGCCTGGCCAGAGGTTTTCAACGTGGTCATTCGAGAATCTTCCAAGTCCTAGGGTGTTCCAATCTCACATACAGGCATGCGTGCTTGGATTTTTTAAGCTCAGCCTTGATATCCGACCAGTCGGGAATCAAGTTCGTCTCATCATCGATTAGCCTCATGTCGCTGCGTTCATTAGGATACCACAGAAACAGGGCCTTCTTCTGCCGTCTAAGGTTCTTGGGGAGGGTTGTATACGATTGGGTTAATAGCCAGAGACTATGTTTGCGATGCCTACCACTGATAGCAAGCCCAAGTAGTGATTGCCGACGCTTTTCGACACTTTCATCAGCTATGACATCGTCAAGCACAAACAACGTGTCCTTGGCCGCCAATAACGACGACAATTTTGCTGTCTATTCAAACAATTGATCCTTAGGATCCATTAAAAAGATATAGGGGTCTTTCCAGAGCGATGCCCTCTTAAGATATGTCTTATTCCATTTCAGGGAAGGGCATAATATTACAATATTGTGGAAGTGCTTCTTATACTCATTTTCGAAGAGGTTCAAGACGCGTTGCGCTTTGCCACAGCTTGTGGGTCCCGTAAAGATTGCTGTATGCAGATCTTTTACGAcatccaacattttatttcaataaatcGACAACTTCCTGTCATGAAATTTTGGGGTATATTGCAGCACATGCGGAGCAAATCCATACACCGCCATGGTTATTCACCAAAGATCCCTGACAGGCAGATATTTCTAAATATTTCTATGCATAAATATCTGTGCCTTAGTAATtccatataatgtttatttgggaggcaatcaactggtcttgggtcatcatgaataaaacttaaagccctgttgtggagtttttcaattttcaatagagatttcgaagaagagaaatgccaaactaagggacaataattaaaatttgcatacacGAAGCTTTGTGCTAAAATAGATCTTGTTTGCAAAGATagtacatttttaaatctaaataatgcATTCAGCTGGGCTGAGGCTTTTCGACAAAGATTACTAATGTGcaagttgaaatttaatttatcatCAATTGTTACTCCTAAAAGTTTTACGGACCTTTCTGATTGTATGACTCTATCGCCAATGTTTATTTCAAGCTTCGAGTTATCAATTTTGGCTCTTGATAGAAGGATCGAATGAAATTTGTTTGGATTTgctatcattttgttattatttaaccaaGAAAGGGCAATTTCGGATTCCCTTTCTAAAGTCTTAATGAGATTTTTAATAGTGTTTGAATAAGCTGATATCGTATTGTCGTCTGCGTAATTATGTAGGTcactatttacaataaaataaaataaatcattcataaatatattaaaaataattgggCCCAACGCAGAACCCTGAGGCACACCtgacaaaattaattcaaatataCTATACTCCGCATTTACTCGTGTGGATTGTTCTCTGTTTGTAAGATACGATAGAATATACTCAAGTGATTTTACATCAAAACCGTAAGCATGAAGTTTGGCTATAAGTAGATCGTGGGggacacagtcaaaagcttttgataagtCCATTAATATTGAACCAACCACATAATTCAGATccagtttttttttccaatcctCTAATAGGCGTATCAATACGTGATTGGTGCTATAGTTTTTCCTGTAAGCAGATAAGTacacagaaagtttttttccatgAAAGACATTATTTGCTCTTTGATTATTATTTCGTAAAACTtagagaaaaaatttaatacactAATAGGTCTAAAATTATTGAGACTGTACTTTTCCTTGCTTCCCTTGTCAATTGGTGAAACAACCGCACGCTTAGCTTTAGTTGGGAAAAAACTGGCACGGATGCTACTATTTAAGGCATTTTTGAGGGGCAATATTAAGTGCTCACTAGCTAGTTTTGCAAGTTTTGGCGGTATCTTATCTTCGCCTGCAGACGCTTTagtgtttatttctttaaatacttttttgatttcttcatcACCTATTTccttaaattgaaaattttcagacacattttcaatattttcttttatctttaggatacttggatgatttttataggtttttaaaattttctcaatCAACTTTTTCTTATCTGTAAATGATTTAAAATCAATAGAGGTAGGTTTAATACCACTGctattttcaacaatatttatgAAGTGGCTATTCAATGTTGTTGCCACTTCATTTTCATCTGTAATCAAATTATCGTTTTGGATTATCGTAATATTTGCATTACTTAAGCAATTTTTATTGGTTACAAAAGGTTTCAtaactttccaaaaatttttattttcgactGCTCCGGCCtgggttatttttttaaaatattccttaACAGCTATATTTCGTAATTTTAcgcatttgtttctttgtcttttATAATTGGCATTGTTTTCCTCAGTTTTAtcattgttatatttatttttaaaccttgACCTAGAGTATATAGCCTTTCTTAATTCTTTATTCATGAAGGGAGCATCGTTTCCACGCAATGTTTTCTGTTTCAAAGGAGCATGTTTATCTactatatttctaaaaattacttgAAGATTTTCATAGTTCAAATCAGGATCGGCAGTGTCACAACAAAAGTTAGCAGCTTTTACATCAGCCAAAAACGTCTTTTCATCgaaatttttatagtttctatAGAATATTTTCTTAGGCTGTAAACGGGCTagatgcatttttaaaaatgtagttatcATTAGGTGATGGTCACTTAACCCTGTTTCAAACGCTGAACTATTTTGAAAAGACCTATATCTGTTTGTCAATAAGACATCAATTGAAGAGCCTTCTGTTCCTGCAAAGCATGTTTTATCTTTAATGAGGTTTTTGAGATTGAAAATATAACAAAGTGACTGCATCTGCCCATAGCCACTATCACTTGGAttataaaaatctatattaATATCACCCAGAACAATAATATTGTCACATTTAGAAAGAGCATTGTTTAGAATTTTTTCCAATTCATAGAAAAATTGTGTTAGGTTCAAATATGAAGGTGGCCGATAACTACTAATtataatccattttttatttctaatagtAATTTCAGAACAGATAATTTCATTCTCTACAATTCCAATATTGTGTAACTGTTTACAAATGACCCCTTTCCCAACATACTCAATTAAACCTCCTCCATGTATGTTTCTGTCCTTTCGGGTTCTAATTTCATAtccgtcaatattaaattgagcaGTTGGAAAAGATTCATCCAGTTTAGTTTCTGCAAGTACGAAATAGTCAGGAGAAAATTTAGACATGATCTCTCTGACGTCGACAATTTTATTTCTCAGACTGTTTATATTTAAGTAACCTAAAAGAGGATTATCGGGATTAGCAACTCTAAGTTTACAGATACTATCGAGCGGGCTATCAGGTTCGGAATTTGAATTATGTGTTTGGTTAAGATCATCAATTTCATTTTGTAATAACAAAGGGCTATTTTGTGTTTCACTTGAATCTGAAAAAACTTGTGCCTCTTGTGGTGTCTGAGTGCAAGGACCTATACCCAAGACTGGAAGTACAAGTTGTGgtataaaaaatgattaagataatataaataatttttcgctAACATAGTCTTACCATCGTCTGTAAGGTGGATTCCATCTTTCCATAATGAAGAGCTTTTTATGTTGTCATTATTAATAAAAGTAACATCTAAAGCCTCGCATCTTTCCTTTAACAATCGGTTAATTTCATCGATTCGACTTTCGTCAACTCGTGAACACGTTATCAAGCTGGATATAAAAACCTTTTCCACACCAGAGTTTGTACATTTTTCTGCAATTTTAATTAATCCGTTCACTATTTCGACATTAGATGCTGCACTTAGATTTTTCGACAGCAAATTATTGATACCGCCATGAATGATAACAATGTCTGGTTGTTCCTCCTCTAGTGTTGGGGTTGAATAATAGTTTATATGTTGTATGCTGGCACCCGGAAAACATTTCATTCGCGCATAGCCATTATTGAGTACACGGTTGAATTCTTTCAATCTTATCCCCTTTGGAATACTATCGGATATTATTCTGACGACAATTTTCTTTGTCATAATCGTTGACTTGAGGATTCGGGTCTTCGTTGTAAAGACTTTTAAAACGATTATCAACATTAATTTCGCTTCTTGTATGCAAAACCCCCGAAGGACCTTTTCTAATACTTTTCCATTCATCAGAGGTGTTTGACGGTTTTGGTTCACTTGAatgctttttattaatattgttaaatatatcTCTAACAAGACATCGTAGATCTTTGAGTTCGTCTTTCAGAAAACTATTTTCCTCTTTCAAACGATCAACGAGAAAACTCGATTCCTTTGCTCTCAATTTATTTACCTCGTATCCAATATACTCCTTTAAGTCGTTCGTAACTCTAACAAAATTACTTAACAAATCAAAATTTCTGGACTCATTTACCTCGTGATCTAAAATACCATTATCGTAAATTTCTTCCCTATCCAAGTTTTCTTCTGGTTCTTGTAATTCTTCTTCGTGTAAAACATTTTCTACATCGACGACAAAACGGTAGCTCGGTAATCCAGATCTTTCAGttaatttaataacatttttgtcaCATAAATCATCTAAAACTTTGTTTACAACTTCTACATCAAACTCTGTTATCGTTGTATTTATACCATCCTTACTTGCTCTTTTCTTTTTCCCATGTATTTCCTTTATAGCTTGTATAACCTTCAATTCTTCTACTGTATGATCTTCAGCcatatttcaaaaacaaaagtttgtttagaATGATTTTTTCAACACGTCAAAACGTGACCgctctccgatattactaagttattgTGAATAGTCAGGCTGCGACACAACCCTCGTTCTTAATCTTGGTTATGACTCTCTCCTCTTGTTTCTGATCTTCGGTCATTTATTATAGCACCGTCTGCGCCTCCTCCACCTCCTCCTGTTTCTTTTTATCCATATGCCTCGCTGTATGGCCCACTACCAGTAGTGGGGCTAAACACCTCCCGATAGTGCAGTACACAAGAATATCAAGGTTTGCCATACTTTCCATGATAATAGGGTCTTCTTCGATATCCTTGCGCAATTAATATACACTGTCAATATCTACAAAGTTCCCGATCATGCTAGCATACAGGCTAATCACGTGAGTAGACAATGCTTCTGCAGTCTTTTcgtcttttttgttgttgttgttgcttgaaACTCGGAGAGTTTTTTGAGTTTAGGGATCTTTTGAATCTTGGATTCTATCCCAGACAGATATGGAACAATTTTCACTTCCATTGGTTCAATCCAACTCGACATGCGACCACAGTCGCCAACCCAAAAAAATCGCTCGCAATCTTTTTCCCAAggcattcttttattttatcaacCTTGATGGTTAATAGCATGGGTCAAACATGCAAATATAAAGGCGCCGTATGTACACCATCGTCACGTACAACTCTCTTATCGTAAAACGCCGAGAGCCCGAGCTTGTTTTGTTCATACGTAACCATCCCCTGCTCATGTACCCGAAAACCTACGTTTTTGGCCATGTCCAAACCACCCCTCAGCGCACTCAGGTATCTACTCCAGGTCACAGCATTTTGCCTCTTTGACATGCCGTTACATGAAAATTTAGTACCTTCCTTGCCCTCGATGAAATAACACTTGGCTGTCAGGGCAATCATCCGAAACCCTATGAATTCCGCTTTGAATAGTCCTCATGTTCGACTCGAGTGTTTATCAGTGACAAGCTAGTTTTTTACATCCTAATCATACTCGTCAACCAGTTTGGAGCGAACGATATCCCTCAACTCTTctccagagatggcaaaatacgcACTGTCTGTGTCCATGTAAATGTACTCAAAGTCccgacgatccacgtacttgtcCAGAAAATCGTAGTAAAATTCGAGCATGCGAAGTTTGGCCAATTGATATACCGCGATAACGCACTGGTAGGCTCTATCGATAGCACACTTCTAATCGTTTTTGCCCCTTCTCAGCTCATACGCATCCCCAATCTCTTCAAGGTCCTCGAGGTACGATCTTCACAGGGATGCATCAACCTCCTTTTCATCCCTCGTAAACGTAGTATCTGCGTGCCTCGCCAAATCTTCAGTCATCTTGCAGTAGAACGAGTTGCCTTTTACCTTTGCCGTATCCCCCGCAATACGCTTGTCGGGGTCTTTATCAGCCTGTCGTCGTGCATCAGCAATCTCTTCCGGGAACTATTCAAAGGGCCTACCTCTAGCATACTTGAGAAACTGGTAAAAGACAGTCACTTTCAGTCCATGGTCAAGGTACCATTTTAGCACAGGGGTATATAGTAGGATTTTTACAGCTCTCATCAACTCCAAAAGCTTGCGTGTTCCAGGAACACGCTTGCGACCCGTATTATTTAAGTATTCGTGCATGTGCTCGGGGATTTGATCATCAGATATCTCCCTGACGACAAACAGGGGAACCATTCCACTAAACCTTTCGCGCAGATTCTCAGGTACCTCAATATCAACTTGGGCAAACACAAACAACTACCCATCCACCACACCTCACGTTAGTATCTCGATATTGTGTTCCGATGTCGGCGTAGCCACCTTGATCAGCTGTTCATGGAAAGTCTTGCATCAACGTTCTCGGGTAGAGCATATCTGCATCGTACCCTCGAATGGTCCTACACTTGTGGGGTTCGCTGTACTCGTGAGATCTGATCTTGTCCACGGCTTCAATGAACGGTTCTACATCGGCTAGGTTGTACTCACGCAATCAGTCCATTATGGTGACGCAGCCTCACCTGTAAACCTCGGCACAGAATGTCTCGTACTCTTCGCGAGATAGTATGTTTTTCCCACTTGATCGGTTATAAAAGTCCTCTTGAGCAACAGGTCCTGCATGGTTCAACTTCTCGTGGCTCGTCAACCACTCGTATGCTTTTCGAGCCTACATTCCAACAATCCGCACCAACCGTCATAGCTCAGACCAGGGACAAGGAAATACTTGATATCGAGAAATATAAATCTTGAGGTagtgaggaacatgtagtcatTATCTTTTTTTGCCACCTTGATCTTATCGCCTTGCGCGATCTTttcgacaaaataccgcttgatCAGGTTGATGTCGTACTTGCCAGAATTAAACCCTATTACAGCTACTTGATTTATCCACTCGTTCCACAACTCTTTTTGGAGAGCATGTCAAAGTCTTCGGGCTTCGGGTACATTCTCTCGACCTCTTTCACAATCAGGGCATGCCTCTTTTTTGGCTCCTCCGCAAACTGTTTAACCTAGACCTTAGGATTATCGTGCTCGATGAACGTCGGGCCGCCATTTAAGCTATTGGCAATGCCGGCGCTTATCGGAGCATGTTTTGAAAGATACGTCAGATCGGAGGTTTGCCGGTAATTTAACGGTTGTAAGAGGGTCTCAAAATCAAATACAATGTATTGAGGATATGCTCTGAACTCCTTCTGGAAGTACCTCTTGATTTTGGGTGGTTGTCGCATTCCCAAGCTGTGACGAGGTTGTACCCCCGTTCCCGTATCATCCTTTCCTTGGACTGGGGCATGCGTGCCACCTGCAGCCGTTGTACTCGTAAACGGTTTTTGAAATAGGCTCATACCCATCCACTTCCCACTCCTTCTTACCATTACGTATCACACGTTCACCACCATGACCACATAGGGCATGATGAATATGTCTTCCGGTTTGTTTTGACATGTATTCTATCCATATTGATGCATCATAGCTATACCCCTTATCGAAAAAGACCTTTTCTGCCTTGCTCGGCATACGCTTGACCTCCCCCCCCTTAGCAGATAAACGTCGTTCCGACTCCCTCGCATTCTCCTTCTTACCATTACGTATAACACGTTCACCACCATGACCACATAGGGCATGATGAATATGTCTTCCGGTTTGTTTTGATTATTCTATCCATATTGATGCATCATAGCTATACCCCTTATCGAAAAAGACCTTTTCGGCCTTGCTCGGCATACGCTTGACCTTCCCCCCTTTGCAGATAATCGTCGTCCCGACGCCCTCGCATTCTCCTTCTTACCATTACGTATAACACGTTCACCACCATGACCACATAGGGCATGGTGAATATGTCTTCCGGTTTGTTTTGATATGTATTCTATCCATATTGATGCATCATAGCTATACCCCTTATCGAAAAAGACCTTTTCGGCCTTGCTCGGCATACGCTTGACCTTCCCCCCTTTGCAGATAATCGTCGTCCCGACGCCCTCGCATTCGCTCCTCTTATGCCGCGTGAGGTGGTTGCTTTTGATAAACAGTTGTTTGCATATCCACCCTTGTAAATATCACAGCCGAAGCTGTACACAACCTTAACGCGCATGTCCACGTGTAGTGTAATTTTTTGCATAATAGCGTCCTTTAGAGGTTGGTTTAGATGCTTGTTAAAACGCCATGTTTTGATCCTATTTCCATCCTCCAACATC is a window encoding:
- the LOC130623177 gene encoding uncharacterized protein LOC130623177 gives rise to the protein MKCFPGASIQHINYYSTPTLEEEQPDIVIIHGGINNLLSKNLSAASNVEIVNGLIKIAEKCTNSGVEKVFISSLITCSRVDESRIDEINRLLKERCEALDVTFINNDNIKSSSLWKDGIHLTDDVLGIGPCTQTPQEAQVFSDSSETQNSPLLLQNEIDDLNQTHNSNSEPDSPLDSICKLRVANPDNPLLGYLNINSLRNKIVDVREIMSKFSPDYFVLAETKLDESFPTAQFNIDGYEIRTRKDRNIHGGGLIEYVGKGVICKQLHNIGIVENEIICSEITIRNKKWIIISSYRPPSYLNLTQFFYELEKILNNALSKCDNIIVLGDINIDFYNPSDSGYGQMQSLCYIFNLKNLIKDKTCFAGTEGSSIDVLLTNRYRSFQNSSAFETGLSDHHLMITTFLKMHLARLQPKKIFYRNYKNFDEKTFLADVKAANFCCDTADPDLNYENLQVIFRNIVDKHAPLKQKTLRGNDAPFMNKELRKAIYSRSRFKNKYNNDKTEENNANYKRQRNKCVKLRNIAVKEYFKKITQAGAVENKNFWKVMKPFVTNKNCLSNANITIIQNDNLITDENEVATTLNSHFINIVENSSGDEEIKKVFKEINTKASAGEDKIPPKLAKLAILRNNNQRANNVFHGKKLSVYLSAYRKNYSTNHVLIRLLEDWKKKLDLNYVVGSILMDLSKAFDCVPHDLLIAKLHAYGFDVKSLEYILSYLTNREQSTRVNAEYSIFELILSDDNTISAYSNTIKNLIKTLERESEIALSWLNNNKMIANPNKFHSILLSRAKIDNSKLEINIGDRVIQSERSVKLLGVTIDDKLNFNLHISNLCRKASAQLNALFRFKNKYLEISACQGSLVNNHGGVWICSACAAIYPKIS